A single genomic interval of Sebastes umbrosus isolate fSebUmb1 chromosome 9, fSebUmb1.pri, whole genome shotgun sequence harbors:
- the LOC119494008 gene encoding ras-GEF domain-containing family member 1C-like isoform X1: MKTQSDVRTGEKQQTVQRGEEDVNVARQRETGMPQTVCSGTMFTTPSGFSPHLACAEPEEEEEAPQEGPGPGACLADGPPITSASLDTLIHNLVPTADYYPEKAYVFTFLLSARLFIPPPELLSRVCELCIKQQQLDQSPLDTAKVRKFGPKILQLLTEWTETFPTDFRDEKMVGHLKDIIHRIAPCDEAYWKTLNQVLQKLSQRLALMSQGEESILKVSLNASSISDKLVAFKTKPPPIQKDMLSICNDPYTLAQQLTHVELEHLSHIKPEEFVQAFVQKDPLDGTQPCFGDQKKKTSNLEAYVRWFNRLCYLVATEICMPAKKKQRAQVIEFFIDVARECFNIGNFNSLMAIISGMNMSPVSRLKKTWGKAKTAKFFILEHQMDPTGNFYNYRTALRGAAHRSRTANSNRERIVIPFFSLLIKDIYFLNEGCANRLPNGHVNFEKFVELARQVGEFMTWKQVECPFEQDRAILHYLHTAPIFSEDGLYLASYESESPENQVEKDRWKALRSNVLGKT; this comes from the exons acAGGAATGCCCCAGACTGTGTGCTCAGGCACAATGTTCACCACTCCCAGTGGCTTCAGCCCCCATCTGGCCTGTGCTgagcctgaggaggaggaggaggccccGCAGGAGGGCCCGGGGCCCGGCGCCTGCCTGGCCGACGGGCCCCCGATCACATCCGCCTCCCTGGACACCCTGATCCATAACCTGGTGCCCACTGCCGATTACTACCCCGAG AAAGCCTATGTGTTTACCTTCCTGCTGAGCGCTCGTCTGTTCATCCCTCCTCCGGAGCTGCTGTCCAGGGTGTGTGAGCTGTgcatcaaacagcagcagctggaccAGAGCCCACTCGATACG GCTAAAGTGCGCAAGTTCGGTCCCAAGATCCTGCAGCTGCTGACGGAGTGGACGGAGACGTTCCCGACTGACTTCAGGGACGAGAAGATGGTCGGACACCTTAAAGACATCATCCACAGGATAGCTCCGTGTGACGAG gccTACTGGAAAACCCTGAACCAGGTGTTGCAGAAGCTGAGCCAGCGGCTGGCCCTGATGAGCCAGGGGGAAGAGAGCATCCTCAAGGTCTCCCTCAAcgcctcctccatctctgacaAGCTGGTGGCCTTCAAAACCAAGCCTCCGCCCATCCAGAAGGACATGCTCTCCATCTGCAACGACCCGTACACACTGGCACAGCAGCTCACCCACGTGGAGCTg gaACATCTGAGTCACATCAAGCCAGAGGAGTTTGTCCAAGCCTTCGTTCAGAAAGACCCGCTAGACGGAACCCAG CCGTGCTTCGGCGACCAGAAGAAGAAAACCTCCAACCTGGAGGCTTATGTCAGGTGGTTCAACAGACTGTGTTACCTGGTGGCCACTGAGATCTGCATG ccagcgaagaagaagcagagggCCCAGGTGATAGAGTTCTTCATTGACGTTGCCAGGGAGTGTTTCAACATCGGGAACTTCAACTCCCTCATGGCCATCATCT CCGGTATGAACATGAGTCCCGTGTCGCGGCTGAAGAAGACTTGGGGCAAAGCCAAGACTGCCAAGTTCTTCATTCTGGAG CATCAGATGGATCCTACGGGGAACTTTTACAACTACAGGACGGCGCTGAGGGGGGCCGCACATCGCTCTCGGACTGCCAACAGCAACAGAGAGAGG ATTGTGATTCCCTTCTTCAGTCTGCTGATCAAAGACATCTACTTCCTGAATGAAGGATGCGCCAATCGGCTGCCCAACGGCCATGTCAACTTTGAG AAATTTGTGGAGTTGGCTCGGCAGGTCGGTGAGTTCATGACGTGGAAACAGGTGGAGTGTCCATTCGAGCAGGACCGGGCCATCCTACACTACCTCCACACTGCTCCCATCTTCAGCGAGGACG GACTCTACCTCGCGTCCTACGAGAGTGAGAGTCCAGAGAACCAGGTCGAGAAGGACAGATGGAAAGCACTCAG GTCTAACGTTCTGGGGAAGACATGA
- the LOC119494008 gene encoding ras-GEF domain-containing family member 1C-like isoform X2: protein MPQTVCSGTMFTTPSGFSPHLACAEPEEEEEAPQEGPGPGACLADGPPITSASLDTLIHNLVPTADYYPEKAYVFTFLLSARLFIPPPELLSRVCELCIKQQQLDQSPLDTAKVRKFGPKILQLLTEWTETFPTDFRDEKMVGHLKDIIHRIAPCDEAYWKTLNQVLQKLSQRLALMSQGEESILKVSLNASSISDKLVAFKTKPPPIQKDMLSICNDPYTLAQQLTHVELEHLSHIKPEEFVQAFVQKDPLDGTQPCFGDQKKKTSNLEAYVRWFNRLCYLVATEICMPAKKKQRAQVIEFFIDVARECFNIGNFNSLMAIISGMNMSPVSRLKKTWGKAKTAKFFILEHQMDPTGNFYNYRTALRGAAHRSRTANSNRERIVIPFFSLLIKDIYFLNEGCANRLPNGHVNFEKFVELARQVGEFMTWKQVECPFEQDRAILHYLHTAPIFSEDGLYLASYESESPENQVEKDRWKALRSNVLGKT from the exons ATGCCCCAGACTGTGTGCTCAGGCACAATGTTCACCACTCCCAGTGGCTTCAGCCCCCATCTGGCCTGTGCTgagcctgaggaggaggaggaggccccGCAGGAGGGCCCGGGGCCCGGCGCCTGCCTGGCCGACGGGCCCCCGATCACATCCGCCTCCCTGGACACCCTGATCCATAACCTGGTGCCCACTGCCGATTACTACCCCGAG AAAGCCTATGTGTTTACCTTCCTGCTGAGCGCTCGTCTGTTCATCCCTCCTCCGGAGCTGCTGTCCAGGGTGTGTGAGCTGTgcatcaaacagcagcagctggaccAGAGCCCACTCGATACG GCTAAAGTGCGCAAGTTCGGTCCCAAGATCCTGCAGCTGCTGACGGAGTGGACGGAGACGTTCCCGACTGACTTCAGGGACGAGAAGATGGTCGGACACCTTAAAGACATCATCCACAGGATAGCTCCGTGTGACGAG gccTACTGGAAAACCCTGAACCAGGTGTTGCAGAAGCTGAGCCAGCGGCTGGCCCTGATGAGCCAGGGGGAAGAGAGCATCCTCAAGGTCTCCCTCAAcgcctcctccatctctgacaAGCTGGTGGCCTTCAAAACCAAGCCTCCGCCCATCCAGAAGGACATGCTCTCCATCTGCAACGACCCGTACACACTGGCACAGCAGCTCACCCACGTGGAGCTg gaACATCTGAGTCACATCAAGCCAGAGGAGTTTGTCCAAGCCTTCGTTCAGAAAGACCCGCTAGACGGAACCCAG CCGTGCTTCGGCGACCAGAAGAAGAAAACCTCCAACCTGGAGGCTTATGTCAGGTGGTTCAACAGACTGTGTTACCTGGTGGCCACTGAGATCTGCATG ccagcgaagaagaagcagagggCCCAGGTGATAGAGTTCTTCATTGACGTTGCCAGGGAGTGTTTCAACATCGGGAACTTCAACTCCCTCATGGCCATCATCT CCGGTATGAACATGAGTCCCGTGTCGCGGCTGAAGAAGACTTGGGGCAAAGCCAAGACTGCCAAGTTCTTCATTCTGGAG CATCAGATGGATCCTACGGGGAACTTTTACAACTACAGGACGGCGCTGAGGGGGGCCGCACATCGCTCTCGGACTGCCAACAGCAACAGAGAGAGG ATTGTGATTCCCTTCTTCAGTCTGCTGATCAAAGACATCTACTTCCTGAATGAAGGATGCGCCAATCGGCTGCCCAACGGCCATGTCAACTTTGAG AAATTTGTGGAGTTGGCTCGGCAGGTCGGTGAGTTCATGACGTGGAAACAGGTGGAGTGTCCATTCGAGCAGGACCGGGCCATCCTACACTACCTCCACACTGCTCCCATCTTCAGCGAGGACG GACTCTACCTCGCGTCCTACGAGAGTGAGAGTCCAGAGAACCAGGTCGAGAAGGACAGATGGAAAGCACTCAG GTCTAACGTTCTGGGGAAGACATGA
- the tmem126a gene encoding transmembrane protein 126A isoform X1, which translates to MSELHRGESVSGPGPGLSRAVISEMLQKNFEKLPDIDQKVFRYGPVYLGGNGGLAGLVANSLYRRALNVRQAAFSSSLPMAVLPFITTYALYTATVSAPLLSGDLNCPTCALMRGALVGVVGGGVYPIILALPVNIGLATRYNTAPMPEKGNLLRFWMDLSRPVLRRMRAVLVLQAVFGTYLGSRHFDTYNKLAQITFGSGGEELGE; encoded by the exons ATGTCTGAGCTCCACCGGGGGGAGAGTGTCt ccggtcccggtcccgggCTCTCCAGAGCGGTGATCTCTGAGATGCTCCAGAAGAACTTCGAGAAGCTTCCTGACATCGATCAGAAGGTCTTCCGGTACGGCCCGGTGTACCTGGGGGGTAACGGAGGGCTGGCTGGTCTGGTGGCGAACAGCTTGTACCGGAGAGCTCTGAACGTCAGACAGGCTGCGTTCTCCTCCAGCCTCCCCATGGCGGTGCTGCCCTTCATCACCACCTACGCGCTCTACACCGCCACGGTGTCTGCGCCTCTGCTGTCAG GTGACCTCAACTGTCCCACCTGTGCCCTGATGAGAGGAGCGCTGGTCGGTGTGGTGGGTGGAGGTGTGTACCCCATCATCCTGGCTCTACCTGTGAATATCGGCCTGGCGACCAGGTACAACACAGCACCGATGCCGGAGAAGGGCAACCTGCTGCGGTTCTGGATGGACCTCTCCAGGCCGGTTCTGAGGCGGATGAGGGCGGTTCTGGTGCTGCAGGCGGTATTCGGTACCTACCTGGGCTCCAGGCACTTTGACACCTACAACAAACTGGCTCAGATCACATTCGGCTCAGGTGGAGAGGAACTCGGAGAATAA
- the tmem126a gene encoding transmembrane protein 126A isoform X2, which translates to MSELHRGESVSGPGLSRAVISEMLQKNFEKLPDIDQKVFRYGPVYLGGNGGLAGLVANSLYRRALNVRQAAFSSSLPMAVLPFITTYALYTATVSAPLLSGDLNCPTCALMRGALVGVVGGGVYPIILALPVNIGLATRYNTAPMPEKGNLLRFWMDLSRPVLRRMRAVLVLQAVFGTYLGSRHFDTYNKLAQITFGSGGEELGE; encoded by the exons ATGTCTGAGCTCCACCGGGGGGAGAGTGTCt ccggtcccgggCTCTCCAGAGCGGTGATCTCTGAGATGCTCCAGAAGAACTTCGAGAAGCTTCCTGACATCGATCAGAAGGTCTTCCGGTACGGCCCGGTGTACCTGGGGGGTAACGGAGGGCTGGCTGGTCTGGTGGCGAACAGCTTGTACCGGAGAGCTCTGAACGTCAGACAGGCTGCGTTCTCCTCCAGCCTCCCCATGGCGGTGCTGCCCTTCATCACCACCTACGCGCTCTACACCGCCACGGTGTCTGCGCCTCTGCTGTCAG GTGACCTCAACTGTCCCACCTGTGCCCTGATGAGAGGAGCGCTGGTCGGTGTGGTGGGTGGAGGTGTGTACCCCATCATCCTGGCTCTACCTGTGAATATCGGCCTGGCGACCAGGTACAACACAGCACCGATGCCGGAGAAGGGCAACCTGCTGCGGTTCTGGATGGACCTCTCCAGGCCGGTTCTGAGGCGGATGAGGGCGGTTCTGGTGCTGCAGGCGGTATTCGGTACCTACCTGGGCTCCAGGCACTTTGACACCTACAACAAACTGGCTCAGATCACATTCGGCTCAGGTGGAGAGGAACTCGGAGAATAA